A genomic window from Parvularcula sp. LCG005 includes:
- a CDS encoding DUF1134 domain-containing protein, with protein sequence MNRIATVLLTAALSALPLSGCISPRTSAETSPPPPPPSDGDFTQSGVVSAVEDWLGVSAETAGTLVQRTFADLGEPNGYIYGEEASGAIGPGLRYGHGTLVMRNGYSQPVYWQGPSIGWDVGANASKTFTLVYDIPHPDEIYRRFPGVEGTAYLVGGVGVNYQRAENITLVPMRAGVGARLGANVGYLAYSRDPRVWPF encoded by the coding sequence ATGAACAGAATTGCGACCGTGCTGCTGACTGCGGCCTTGTCGGCCTTGCCGCTCAGCGGGTGCATATCGCCTCGCACGAGCGCTGAAACGTCGCCGCCACCACCCCCGCCCAGCGATGGTGATTTTACGCAGTCTGGCGTCGTATCCGCTGTCGAAGACTGGCTTGGCGTTTCGGCAGAAACGGCTGGCACCCTCGTCCAAAGAACCTTCGCCGATCTGGGTGAGCCGAACGGCTACATCTACGGCGAAGAAGCGTCAGGCGCGATCGGCCCTGGCCTGCGCTACGGCCATGGCACGCTGGTCATGCGCAACGGCTACAGCCAACCGGTATACTGGCAGGGGCCATCGATCGGCTGGGATGTTGGCGCCAACGCGTCGAAGACATTTACGCTGGTCTATGACATTCCCCACCCCGATGAAATCTATCGTCGGTTCCCGGGGGTCGAGGGGACGGCTTATCTCGTCGGCGGGGTCGGCGTGAATTATCAGCGTGCAGAGAATATCACTCTGGTGCCCATGCGGGCCGGTGTCGGTGCCCGTCTCGGCGCTAATGTAGGCTATCTCGCCTATAGCCGCGACCCGCGCGTCTGGCCGTTCTGA
- a CDS encoding TonB-dependent receptor — translation MPLMTLALLMQAASPTDTITVTATKTPTEIVDSAGSVSVLTVSDTGGLDGLSSAEELSERLAGVEAAVANGTQIAYQIRGIGAVDHQALTPGGAAVYSDGVFLATNVQTGFMLYDVERAEVLRGPQGTLYGRNASGGAINFLTIRPSADQPRAARLRAGSAGLVDLSGGWGTSFTDTIHGRIAVRRLVQDALLDNVVTDADYPPGPSSAGGERDEFGIRTSLLFDNANTDVLVRLHVEKDAGINPSPRNDGLELDGHDISIGPDGAQHTDSHFYGASVEVTSQWGDWSVYSLSAFEGYDQNYGFDFDGAQAPFGNPNLNANLSYDREFAQWSEEFRLNRSFGQHDLMLGATAAIDDFKQDYLIWCGTLDEKTLIGSCPYVGAPGRVGPDPASDGMPMSLLTRINQSRKTEALFARTDLAVSPKTRLILGARATHENIKGDGFGLHVFDDGITALNDRDGVGPAVGSNTIDDTRLTYNAALHRTLGQGWNAYGLLSTGYKSGGFNGEVQNNADHFADEGLFEAETVINYELGLKAQPTTGLRFNTALFHQLYDAPQARIFVAFPQPDGSVITSNSLSNLDEATSSGIEADLDWTASPRLNIRGGLTLLHTEISQTDEDVTISNSDLFDGNPLPFAPEVSATLSARYTHPLADQRSVVFDAHTKYRSEFYLDAEGRDDRRQGGYALLDASVRYALADQGVSIGLFGRNLTDEDYAVSGYGFIGYNTFRGAPRVVGVELSLSR, via the coding sequence ATGCCTCTGATGACCCTTGCCCTGCTGATGCAGGCGGCCTCACCGACAGATACCATTACCGTCACGGCGACCAAGACACCCACCGAGATCGTTGATTCTGCCGGGAGCGTCAGTGTCCTGACCGTATCAGACACCGGTGGGCTCGACGGGCTGTCATCGGCTGAGGAGCTGAGTGAGCGATTGGCTGGCGTTGAAGCCGCCGTCGCAAACGGCACGCAGATCGCCTACCAGATCCGCGGTATTGGTGCGGTGGATCACCAGGCTCTGACCCCCGGCGGGGCCGCGGTCTATAGCGACGGCGTCTTCCTTGCGACCAATGTCCAGACAGGCTTCATGCTCTATGATGTGGAACGCGCCGAAGTGTTGCGCGGGCCCCAGGGCACGCTCTATGGCCGCAACGCGTCTGGCGGCGCCATCAACTTCCTGACTATCCGTCCGTCTGCTGATCAGCCCAGAGCGGCGCGCCTGCGTGCGGGGTCGGCGGGTCTGGTCGACCTGTCCGGCGGCTGGGGCACCTCGTTCACCGACACCATCCATGGCCGCATCGCAGTACGTCGCTTGGTACAGGACGCCCTGCTGGACAATGTGGTCACCGATGCTGACTATCCCCCCGGTCCGTCATCGGCTGGCGGCGAGCGGGATGAATTTGGTATCCGGACCAGCCTCCTGTTCGACAATGCCAACACCGATGTACTTGTGCGCCTGCACGTGGAGAAAGATGCGGGAATCAACCCCTCGCCACGCAATGATGGTCTCGAACTGGACGGCCACGATATCTCCATCGGCCCCGATGGCGCTCAGCATACAGACAGTCATTTCTATGGCGCATCGGTTGAGGTGACATCGCAATGGGGCGACTGGTCAGTCTATTCGCTTTCAGCGTTTGAAGGCTATGACCAGAATTACGGCTTCGATTTTGACGGCGCGCAGGCACCTTTCGGGAATCCGAATCTGAATGCCAATTTGTCCTATGACCGTGAATTCGCCCAATGGAGCGAGGAGTTTCGCCTGAACCGTTCCTTCGGTCAGCACGACCTGATGCTGGGTGCGACCGCCGCCATTGATGACTTCAAGCAGGATTACCTGATCTGGTGCGGGACGCTTGACGAGAAGACGCTGATCGGTTCCTGCCCCTATGTCGGGGCACCGGGGCGCGTTGGCCCTGATCCCGCATCGGATGGAATGCCTATGTCCCTCCTTACACGGATCAACCAGTCGCGAAAGACCGAAGCGCTGTTTGCCCGCACGGATCTTGCGGTCAGTCCGAAGACCCGTCTTATCCTCGGTGCCCGCGCGACCCATGAAAATATCAAAGGGGACGGGTTCGGCCTGCACGTCTTTGACGACGGCATCACCGCCCTCAACGATCGTGATGGCGTAGGCCCCGCGGTGGGGTCGAACACCATTGACGACACAAGGCTGACCTATAACGCAGCGCTGCACCGAACGTTGGGCCAGGGCTGGAACGCCTATGGCCTCTTGTCTACTGGCTACAAGTCAGGCGGGTTCAATGGTGAAGTGCAGAACAATGCGGATCACTTCGCCGACGAGGGACTGTTCGAAGCCGAGACCGTCATCAATTATGAACTGGGTCTGAAGGCGCAGCCCACCACTGGCCTGCGCTTCAACACCGCCCTTTTCCATCAGCTTTATGACGCGCCCCAGGCCCGTATTTTCGTCGCCTTCCCGCAACCGGATGGCAGCGTCATCACCAGCAATTCACTCAGCAATCTGGATGAGGCCACATCAAGCGGTATTGAGGCGGATCTTGATTGGACGGCATCGCCCCGGCTGAACATTCGCGGCGGGCTGACCCTTCTGCATACGGAAATCAGCCAGACCGATGAAGATGTCACGATCAGCAACAGCGACCTGTTTGACGGCAACCCCCTGCCCTTTGCCCCGGAAGTCTCCGCCACCCTGTCAGCGCGCTACACCCACCCGCTCGCCGATCAGCGCAGCGTCGTTTTTGATGCGCACACAAAGTACCGCAGTGAATTCTATCTTGACGCTGAAGGGCGGGATGATCGCCGCCAGGGAGGCTATGCGCTTCTGGATGCGTCGGTCCGTTACGCGCTGGCGGACCAAGGCGTATCCATTGGTCTGTTTGGACGCAATCTGACGGATGAGGACTACGCCGTGTCCGGTTATGGTTTTATCGGCTACAACACTTTTCGCGGCGCGCCGCGCGTTGTGGGGGTGGAGCTTAGCCTGTCCAGATAA
- a CDS encoding NAD(P)-dependent alcohol dehydrogenase has protein sequence MKQMTLKAPAGLDQLTLVDADDPGAPGRGEVRVRIHASSLNFHDFGVVSGRMPSADGRIPLSDGAGVVEAVGDGVTEFKEGDRVVSTFFPYWADGEPTIGDFSQTPGDGIDGFASEVVVRPVSAFTLAPEGWSHEEAATITTAGLTAWRALIVHGGLKAGDTVLTLGTGGVSIFALQIAKAMGARVAITSSSDEKLTKAKELGADFTVNYRTHEEWYPAIEEWTHGHGVDHVIELGGPGTLPQSISAARIGGQIHLIGVLTGASGNIPTANFMRKQQSLRGLIVGNRRQQQDFVKALENTGIRPVIDSVYPLEQLADAFRHEEAGKHFGKIAVSI, from the coding sequence ATGAAACAGATGACGCTTAAGGCCCCAGCAGGCCTCGATCAGTTGACCCTTGTGGACGCAGACGACCCCGGCGCGCCCGGCCGGGGCGAAGTGCGCGTCCGTATTCACGCCAGCAGTCTGAACTTTCATGATTTTGGGGTCGTCAGCGGCCGCATGCCGTCAGCCGATGGGCGCATCCCCCTTTCCGATGGTGCCGGGGTCGTCGAGGCCGTGGGCGACGGCGTCACAGAGTTCAAGGAGGGCGACCGCGTCGTCTCTACCTTCTTCCCCTACTGGGCCGATGGCGAGCCAACGATTGGCGACTTCTCCCAGACACCGGGCGACGGCATTGACGGGTTTGCGAGCGAAGTGGTCGTTCGCCCCGTAAGCGCCTTCACGCTGGCCCCTGAAGGCTGGAGCCATGAGGAGGCGGCGACGATCACCACGGCCGGCCTGACCGCATGGCGGGCTCTCATCGTCCATGGAGGCCTGAAGGCCGGCGATACGGTCCTGACCCTCGGGACCGGCGGGGTTTCCATTTTTGCCCTCCAAATTGCGAAGGCCATGGGGGCACGGGTCGCCATCACCTCGTCATCTGATGAAAAGCTGACCAAGGCAAAAGAGTTGGGTGCCGACTTCACGGTCAACTACCGGACCCATGAGGAATGGTACCCGGCGATTGAAGAGTGGACTCACGGCCATGGCGTCGATCACGTCATCGAGCTCGGTGGGCCAGGCACGCTGCCCCAGTCGATCAGCGCGGCGCGTATTGGCGGACAAATACACCTCATCGGTGTACTGACCGGTGCATCAGGTAATATTCCAACGGCAAATTTCATGCGGAAGCAGCAGAGCCTGCGCGGTTTGATCGTCGGCAATCGTCGTCAACAACAGGATTTTGTCAAAGCGCTTGAAAATACCGGCATCCGCCCCGTCATCGACAGCGTGTATCCTCTGGAGCAGCTGGCCGATGCGTTCAGACATGAAGAAGCCGGAAAACATTTCGGAAAAATCGCCGTGTCGATCTAA
- the pnp gene encoding polyribonucleotide nucleotidyltransferase, whose protein sequence is MFNITKKTTEWAGKMLTLETGRIARQADGAVLATYGETTVLATVVGQREAKPGQDFFPLTVNYQEKTYAAGRIPGGFFKREGRPSEKETLTSRLIDRPIRPLFVPGFKNEVQVVCTVMSHDLENDPDVVSMIAASAALTISGIPFMGPIGAARVAYIDGNYVINPTTAELPDSDLDLIMAGTADAVMMVESEAKELSEDIMLGAVVAGHTAAKEAVDFIIAFAEECAKEPWDYTPADHSDLMPRVRAVAEAGLRDAYQEKVKQVRQEKINAVKAKAKEQLAGEGVEDPIDGTVLGSLLKSIESDIVRNDVIETGNRIDGRDTKTVRPIVSEVGILPRTHGSALFTRGETQAIVVATLGTSDDEQFIDALEGTYKERFLLHYNFPPYSVGETGRMGSPGRREIGHGKLAWRAVKAVLPSAEEFPYVLRLVSEITESNGSSSMATVCGSSLALMDAGVPLKRAVAGIAMGLILEGEKFAVLSDILGDEDHLGDMDFKVAGTSEGVTSLQMDIKVAGITEEIMKVALGQAKDGRLHILGEMNKALSENRGELGEFAPRIETMKIPVDKIRDVIGSGGKVIREIVEKTGAKINIEDDGTIKIASSDGASIEAAIKWIRGLTDEPEVGEIYKGKVVKTMDFGAFVNFFGARDGLVHISQLSNGRPEKTTDVVKEGDEVFVKLLGFDDRGKTKLSMKIVDQETGKEMAREDKNSGDE, encoded by the coding sequence ATGTTCAACATCACGAAAAAAACGACTGAATGGGCTGGCAAGATGCTGACCCTCGAAACGGGCCGCATTGCCCGTCAGGCCGATGGCGCGGTGCTCGCGACCTACGGCGAAACAACAGTGCTTGCCACTGTCGTGGGTCAAAGAGAGGCCAAACCGGGCCAGGACTTTTTCCCGCTGACCGTGAATTACCAGGAAAAAACCTATGCCGCCGGCCGTATCCCTGGCGGCTTTTTCAAACGTGAAGGCCGTCCAAGCGAGAAAGAAACGCTGACATCGCGCCTGATCGACCGTCCGATCCGCCCCCTCTTTGTCCCTGGCTTCAAGAATGAGGTGCAGGTCGTCTGTACGGTCATGAGCCACGATCTGGAGAATGATCCGGATGTTGTGTCGATGATCGCGGCTTCTGCAGCCCTCACGATCTCCGGCATTCCGTTCATGGGCCCGATTGGCGCAGCCCGCGTCGCCTATATTGACGGCAATTATGTCATCAACCCGACGACAGCAGAACTGCCTGACAGTGACCTCGACCTGATCATGGCCGGCACCGCCGATGCCGTGATGATGGTGGAATCAGAAGCCAAGGAACTGTCGGAAGACATCATGCTCGGCGCCGTCGTTGCTGGTCACACAGCCGCCAAGGAAGCCGTCGACTTCATCATCGCGTTCGCTGAAGAGTGCGCAAAAGAGCCTTGGGACTACACCCCGGCTGACCATTCCGACCTGATGCCTCGCGTGCGCGCCGTTGCTGAAGCTGGCCTCCGCGACGCTTATCAGGAGAAGGTCAAGCAGGTTCGCCAGGAGAAGATCAACGCGGTCAAAGCCAAAGCGAAAGAACAGCTGGCTGGCGAAGGCGTCGAAGATCCGATCGATGGCACCGTTCTGGGCTCGCTGCTCAAATCGATCGAATCCGACATCGTCCGTAACGACGTGATCGAAACGGGCAACCGGATTGACGGTCGTGACACCAAGACGGTTCGTCCCATCGTGTCCGAAGTCGGCATCCTGCCGCGGACCCACGGCTCGGCCCTTTTCACCCGCGGTGAGACACAGGCTATTGTCGTTGCGACGCTCGGCACATCAGACGATGAGCAGTTTATCGACGCGCTGGAAGGCACATACAAGGAACGCTTCCTGCTGCACTACAACTTCCCTCCCTACTCGGTTGGCGAAACAGGCCGCATGGGCTCCCCAGGTCGCCGCGAGATCGGCCACGGCAAGCTGGCATGGCGCGCCGTGAAAGCGGTTCTGCCGTCTGCAGAAGAGTTCCCTTACGTTCTGCGTCTCGTGTCAGAGATCACGGAGTCGAACGGCTCTTCGTCCATGGCCACGGTCTGCGGTTCCTCCCTTGCGCTGATGGACGCTGGCGTCCCGCTGAAGCGGGCTGTTGCCGGTATCGCCATGGGCCTGATCCTTGAGGGCGAGAAGTTCGCCGTCCTGTCCGATATTCTGGGTGATGAAGATCACCTCGGCGATATGGACTTCAAGGTCGCCGGTACGTCCGAAGGCGTCACATCGCTGCAGATGGACATCAAGGTTGCCGGCATCACCGAGGAGATCATGAAGGTCGCTCTTGGCCAGGCGAAGGACGGTCGCCTCCACATCCTCGGCGAGATGAACAAGGCGCTTAGCGAGAACCGTGGTGAGCTCGGCGAGTTTGCCCCACGCATTGAAACGATGAAGATCCCGGTCGACAAGATCCGTGACGTCATCGGTTCAGGCGGCAAGGTCATTCGCGAAATCGTCGAGAAGACGGGTGCCAAGATCAACATCGAAGACGATGGCACGATCAAGATCGCCTCTTCTGACGGCGCCTCGATCGAAGCGGCAATCAAATGGATCCGTGGTCTGACGGATGAGCCTGAAGTCGGCGAGATCTACAAAGGCAAGGTCGTCAAGACCATGGACTTTGGTGCTTTCGTCAACTTCTTCGGCGCGCGTGATGGCCTTGTGCACATCAGCCAGCTGTCGAATGGTCGCCCTGAGAAAACCACCGATGTGGTCAAGGAAGGCGATGAAGTGTTCGTAAAGCTCTTGGGCTTCGATGATCGCGGCAAGACCAAGCTGTCGATGAAGATCGTCGATCAGGAAACAGGCAAGGAAATGGCCCGCGAAGACAAGAACTCCGGCGACGAGTAA
- the trhA gene encoding PAQR family membrane homeostasis protein TrhA produces the protein MLRTMILPRAYHDGRQVHTALEEILHAVTHGIGIALAIAALVFLILKAVAWGTALEVTAVSIYGGCAIFLYLASTIYHAAFKLSVQPFLEVVDHAAIYLKIAGSYTPFALITLPELSGKVIMAVVWTIAGLGVAYKFIAHYVDRLRGKHDWISLAGYVGMGWIAIFVVHQLFRELPVAGFIWLVAGGLCFTVGAFFYAWRSRRYTHTIFHVFVLAGSICHFVSIYGFVLPGRDT, from the coding sequence ATGTTGAGAACCATGATCCTTCCCCGCGCCTATCATGATGGACGTCAGGTCCACACCGCCCTCGAAGAAATCCTTCACGCCGTCACTCATGGGATCGGGATTGCGCTGGCTATCGCTGCACTCGTTTTCCTGATTTTGAAGGCCGTGGCGTGGGGTACCGCGCTAGAGGTGACTGCCGTCAGCATTTATGGCGGCTGCGCGATCTTTCTCTATCTGGCGTCCACCATCTATCACGCAGCGTTCAAGCTGTCGGTGCAGCCGTTCCTCGAGGTCGTGGACCACGCGGCCATCTATCTGAAAATCGCCGGATCCTACACACCGTTTGCCCTTATCACCCTGCCTGAACTGTCGGGTAAGGTCATTATGGCGGTAGTCTGGACGATTGCCGGACTGGGGGTCGCGTACAAATTCATCGCCCATTATGTCGACCGGCTGCGGGGCAAGCATGACTGGATTTCGCTCGCAGGCTATGTGGGCATGGGCTGGATCGCGATTTTCGTGGTGCACCAGCTTTTCCGCGAGCTGCCCGTCGCGGGCTTCATCTGGCTTGTCGCGGGCGGTCTTTGTTTTACCGTGGGGGCGTTTTTCTACGCCTGGCGGTCACGGCGATACACGCACACGATTTTCCATGTGTTTGTTCTGGCGGGCAGTATCTGCCATTTCGTGTCGATCTACGGCTTCGTGCTGCCTGGCAGGGACACCTGA
- a CDS encoding LysR family transcriptional regulator — protein sequence MDVTQAKTFLAVVEAGNFAAASKRVFVTQSTISARVKALEQQLGKTLFIRTKSKCELTPAGHQFYRFAQSMVRVWEEAKHQVAVPDNFDDTLIVGGQYSLWNRFLLRWAPLFQERAPRVALRCEVGMPQRLMREMTEGVLDVAVIYRPELRPGLLVEELFEDELVLVTTDPAVPLDEHYVFVDWGESYRDWHAVTWPTLHNPGLTLDLGSLGLNMLLNNGGAGYFPKRLAQAHLDRGHLAQVMDAPTFHYPAYVVYQEAYANPEAMAVAIQTLHEVAARAMAGALPPPFWTG from the coding sequence ATGGACGTGACGCAGGCCAAAACTTTTCTCGCGGTCGTGGAGGCTGGCAACTTTGCCGCCGCGTCAAAGCGCGTCTTCGTCACGCAATCCACCATCTCCGCGCGGGTGAAGGCTCTTGAGCAGCAATTGGGCAAGACGCTGTTTATCCGCACGAAATCGAAGTGCGAACTGACCCCGGCCGGTCATCAGTTCTATCGCTTCGCCCAGTCGATGGTGCGGGTCTGGGAAGAAGCCAAGCATCAGGTGGCGGTGCCGGACAATTTCGACGACACACTGATCGTCGGCGGGCAATACAGCCTGTGGAACCGGTTTTTACTGCGCTGGGCGCCGCTTTTTCAGGAGCGGGCGCCGCGGGTCGCCCTGCGCTGTGAAGTGGGCATGCCCCAGCGCCTGATGCGGGAGATGACCGAAGGTGTCCTCGATGTGGCCGTCATCTACCGCCCCGAGCTTCGCCCGGGCCTTCTGGTCGAAGAGCTGTTCGAAGATGAGCTGGTGCTGGTGACTACTGATCCGGCGGTCCCGCTGGATGAACACTATGTTTTTGTGGATTGGGGGGAGAGCTATCGCGACTGGCACGCCGTCACCTGGCCCACACTGCATAATCCCGGTCTGACCCTCGATTTGGGGTCTCTCGGGCTGAATATGCTGCTGAATAATGGCGGCGCAGGGTATTTCCCTAAGCGGCTGGCCCAGGCCCATCTCGATCGGGGGCATCTGGCGCAGGTGATGGACGCGCCGACATTCCACTACCCCGCTTACGTCGTCTATCAGGAAGCCTACGCCAATCCCGAAGCGATGGCCGTGGCGATTCAGACCCTTCATGAAGTGGCTGCACGCGCGATGGCGGGCGCTCTGCCGCCCCCATTCTGGACGGGGTAA